The sequence ttaaatcatttttgTTGTAATACTTTACCTTCTTTTCATAATCTATAATTTAACTTCTCTCTCATGGTGAGAATAAGGACAACATTAAGCTAcaccaaaattcaaaataaataaataaataacctatagAATTCGAACAtggtgattatatatatatatatataacacaaagATTTATATATTGACAAGTGTAATAATATTGGAGTGTCAAAATATGTTGATTAGTGAATtacaagattatatatatatatatatataatttattattatgttgataATTATTTCTATActcaataatattataattatgtaattttttattctgaaaatattataatgcatacaagaacaagctTGGTATAAtggtataatatttttaattactttatcataatatatatatacttgtttttttatttttatttttcatatatttagaTGAATCATGCTCTATTTTTCTTCTAATCTTAAAATGGAAAAGGACCACCAACACATGAAAGAGATTTACGTGCCCCATAAGTCAAGTTGGTTAGCAAAACAAACTGTCAAACACTACTCTTCatattgattgaaaacatatatattaattaataataagattaatctaaatgattaattaatcaACATTCAAAACAACCAACATGAAGGCACACATTTCTATAAAATCTATCATTCAATCAACAACAAGAAGTTATTAAATGACTTTGTTCTCATACacagcatgcatgcatgtcctCAGTCCTCTCATTCAGAGTCTTACAAATTAGTCTTCAATATCAGGTACAAACTGTCAAACactttgaaaattcaaaatataaaaaagaagagaaaaaggatgAGTTCAACTGCATGCACTtacaaccaaaaaaattcagaaacaaTGAAATATTGAAGACCTTATCTTCTTGATAAtgcattgagagagagagagagagagagagtgagtgagtgagggTGGAGGAGATGGTGGTTGGATTTGgaccatatataaataaataaatatataaattagaaaaacaaaactatGAGAGTGATGCTTCAAAAATAGCTTTAAAAGAGGCACCACTAAGCTCCAAAGCAAGCCATGGCTCAAAGAAAGTCTTCTTTTGGAGATGCAGAGCTGTACACCAACATGTCAATTGCCCCCACTTCTCtcattaacataataaaatcaatgaaaatgaagatgaagattttttttctaatggttCACATGCTTAACAGAAACAAACTCTtgcaatgatatatatatctagGTTGTTGTCAATTATCTTAGGAAAAGTCACTTTCACTCACAGTGTTAATATTGTTTATGAGACTAATCATTGTTTTATGGAAAGCTTAGCATACACTCAATAATGTTAATCAAAGAGAaggatttttatatttaaaatacatgTAAAGTGGTCTATGATGATAGCAATGCttttccaacttttctccatagTCATTGGTGAACTAATTAGCTAGCTAGCGATATATAATGCATTAATGCATTatataacttaattaatataaagTGGTCTATAAAGATAGTCATTAAtgcatcaacttaattaattagttttcatttaacttcactaaacatttaattaattaagatcttAATTTCCttgtgtatgtatgtgtgtgtgtgtgtgaatgagGATTAAATATGAGATCAAAATAATGTGTTAGAAGGCCATGTTGATAAGATTATTTATTGCtaattattctatatatatgaacttcattagattatatttaatttaagaaatgataattattgaaagtataaaaaaaaaaacaatggacgGTTGGAATCATAGAAAGATCTATGAACAAGGGAACAAACTTTCACATAAATCTAAATCATGCATGTCTTAATCTGCTTTCATATTAATAACAAAGTTTTATAAACTTGAAGGAATTATATATACAATCATTATTATCAGAGAATGAAGTTGTTTTTCACATTATGAGAACTGATAAAGCCATGAAGATACCATCGTTTGTACAAagacaatgttttttttttttaaaaaatatatttttataggaCTTGAAGGTGAGAATGATTTAGTACCAAGATATGGCAATTTTATACCGATCCATGATCAATTTAGTGACTTTAAACGTTTTGTGCTATagtcaagtttttttttagggTGAGGACATAATGTTTGATTCCTTGGTATATCATGGAAGGATCCTATTTTGTATAGGACAAAGCTAAACATATAATTCACGAGATATAAaccataatatattaaaagacgAATAATACAAGAGCAACaattacaacaacaaacaagaaagggttagaaatgttaaatattggcttggtATCTTTGGGATGAATataaatcttgatctcttttaatccaacggtctaAATtgctttattgtttatatagggttatgtttgttgAGCGTTgtgtaatgagagaaaagagagatagagagggAGAGTTCTCTTGTATTTAGAGAGTGAAAAGAGTGGTGTAAAGGAGAGCTCTAAttcttgcttgatctcattaaagcaaggtaagaCCTTTGTTTTTGAGGTAATGCTAGTTTTTAGAGCTTGATAATCCTCTTGTGGTTTTATGCCTATTTCTTCTACTTTTATACTCTTGTTATTCtcccatgatatagtgaagtaTTGTTTTcccgtggatgtaggcttgttTTTAGTCGAACCATATTAAATTGGTGTCTCATACTTTATTCTTATGAGATTGATTGCATGACTATCGCTAGTATCATTCGATTTACTGTGATTGCTAGATATTAGAAGTATATGCAAACGTTCGACAAATTGCACACTAATTTCAGCAACTTCTACAGCAAACAAGAAACACATACGGGAGGGACAATTCATTCTAGAATTGATATGAGTACAAAAAAATAATCGATAATCGAAAGTAAAATCTTAAAACATCAAATCAATATTAACAACAAAGTTTtctcatttaatatatataaaattaatctattaatttatatatataattgtaattattggATACagaataattttaaagaattctCCAACAATAATCTTTAAACAACTATAATAACACCAAGATCATAATTCAGTGCATAACTAAAAAGTTTAATGGTTAGGTTTTGACATGATCCAAATATATTTGATTCAAATCCGAATGCGGTCTCTTTATAAATGTGTAAATCTAACTCGAAGTATGATATATAATACTTGTgattagtttaaaaatttattgaaccTACGTGTCTAgatatataacatatttattttaagctGCTAGTTTCATGCGGCAATAAAAAGCTACAAGTTTCAAGTCCAAGCTGGATCATAGCCCACAACAAATTGAGCTTTAGCCCACTTGTTGTTGTATACAAGCCCAGCCCAATttggtttatttctttatttcttatatatatatatatatataccacatCTCTCTTTCTGAACTTTctctttttatgtattattttttttaattcagttaaaattttatgaaattatcaTTTTAAGGTTGTTTTCACtcatttttcctcttttttcgAGTGGGcttggatgattttatttcaactTCTTAAGTCTGAGTTTATTAGATTGATGAACTCACAGAAACTTATAGTGAATAATATATTGTGTGTAAGAATATCAAGTATCAcatgaattcatacaatcaTAAGAAATGGGTTTATTATTAAGGTACCACTACTATTCATGCTTCAATtattgaggaaatggcatttaaaaattaaaacatcacAAACATTTTAATAACATTGATTTCTTGCtgtttgtttattaattaatttaaaacaattaggTTACATCTAATGACTTATGGAACCcgcattaatatataataattaataaactattatttttatttctaataattatatttgaagttgaaaacataaagttttttaacatttattttatattaattaaatcctGTGCCATGGGTTCGATGCTTTAACATGCTTAacaatgtttataattttaatccaTTAATTAAACCGCTCATGTCTggagtaaatataaataaatagattagtGGTATATTCAAAACATGACATCATGTTTAGCATGAATTGTGCCTTTtgatataaataagtataacaATTTAAATGCAAATCAAATAAGGAAACCATGTCATCACCCAcccaattttgattaaaatcttGTCAAAATAATTAACCTTATCAACTAATCAACATGCAAATAATTTTGACCATTtgatatagttttttaattgaaagtttttttcattaaagAAAGTACTTTCCGTGATCTatcaaaagtaataaaaaatttttttttaaaaaaagtgactTTTCGCATGCTTCACAATTCACATTggaatttttgtaattatttatttatttatttatttttttgctaagCTCTATATAACTCGAAAggttgttatataatttatgtaaTCCTAATGTATGGCCAAAAGTGCATTTATTCTCTCAATCACTTCTTAATCTTAAAACAAGAttgttaaagaaaaaatattacttaattaaaaaaacaataaagtcATAAAAAAAAGAGTGCTAATTAATCAATAATGACACGACCTAACTCATACGAGGAATTATCGCGTCCTATTATGAATCTCATAATTTTGCTTTGTAAAAGATATCTCACATGCTCAAATTTAAagtatatttaaaaagataatatcTTTTCTCTCCTAATCAATgcttaattcattcttttctatGCAAATCTTAATCCTAATTGAAATTGGAGAGGGGGTTATTTTATGCAATCAAATAATTTCCAAtgactaataataatataaaatttattatataaacctCAAATATATAACAAGAAAATTGTATTTTACAAAcactcattttcttttctaatctGTTGCTAATTTACTTTTAGAACGAATTAGAAATGAAATTTCAGTTCTAAAAGGGGATTACTACTTTTTTATGAACGAAATAGGATTCCGTTTCAGACATTTGCAACAGATTTATAacgaaatatattttatttctaaattttaaaaatcatgacggaaattattctattttaaaaTCACTACTGAATTCTGCAACAGAATTTATTTCGTTGATAACCCGAATTTAACAACGGATTTACAACAAAATGATTTTCATTCCAAAATATATAGGTCATAAGGTGGCCTAGTGAAAGCCATTAattgcttttataatttttttcttttatttttattttttggaagaaAGACCTCATGCAAAGAAGTAATATACAAAATTATGACcgataattaatttataaaaaatatttagataattatttaatcaattgtCATATCAAAACAAATGCCAATTTAAACATGCATGATAAATTAACTATAAGACAATAAAGTAAAAGGTTAATCTAGAACCATGAAAGTTTCAATCAATGATCAATCCATGAACTCTGACAAAAAGTGTGATACTTTAATTTCCAAGATTCAAAGAACACCaccaaatcattcaacaaaGTCATAAAACCAGCATCAAAAAACACATGCTACAAAGTTATCCTTCTCATCACCCACCAAAGAATTTCAATCCATCAAGTACCTTATCTTAAAGCATCAATAACTTCATTCAAACCATCActttattaataaatgataagaagaagaaaatatttttagattcatatatttatatatataaactaaatacAAGTAATGAAACCAAAGTTAAATCATCCTAAACATTGATTGCATTAACAGGAAGAGACCTTGTTCTCATGTGAGAAATTGGTAAAAGACTTTTAGCATAAAAGCTCTTGGCTGTAAACATGGCCTCTGAACTATTCTCACAATGATTTTCAGTGATTTCTGATGAGAATTGTGAGAACATTGCCTTTAAACTCTCATTCAAGTTTTCCGAGCAACTTTTCGATGATGTTTGAGAATCAGTAGATAAGCTATGAGCAGTCACAAAGTTGTTAGAGTCTTCTACTTGATATGTTATCTCCTCGAATCGACCGTGCACTCCGGCACACTGAGAATTAATGCATAAAGATGTACAACATGATGGTCTTGATGTTTCTTCGATCCCGGGACCGGGTTTCCATCCGGGGACTAAGCAAGATACTTCACCATCTATCATTTCGGCTATTCGAGTTACATCATGTTCTGTTATGCCCAATTCGGCAACCATTTCCATTGCAACACTCAATGCAGTATCGTTTTCAATGTCAAACAAGAAGTAAATGTTTCGTACTTTGCCTGCGAGACAAAATTATTAGCATAAAGAGATTGAATAGAATTGAATTGAATCAAATTGaattgataaaaagaaatgttGCCTACCTTCTTTATCGGCAACTTTAAGTCTTAAGAAAATACTCCCGTCATCTTTCATTCTTCCCTTGATAGTGATATCCACATTGACAAAAGGCTCATCCTCTTGGCCACTGAAGAGATTGATACCGAACGTTTCAACATCATCTAATTCATATTCCGTACCATATTGGAATCCATTTTCAATCAAAGAGCAATCACTCCGAAGAAAATCATTTAGAGGTGGTCTCACAATTGAAGTCATTTGAAAAACATCTCCTCCATTCACACATACTTCATTTTCAAGGAAAGGATCATTCAAAAGCTCTCTTGCAGAAAGTCGATGAGAAGCCGAAACCAAACACTTCTCAATGAATTCCCTCACTTCCACATCCTTCACTCTATACAAAGATTCCGGTTTAGTACCCTACacaaaaaattaacacaatCAAAAGGAATGCCAATTGAAACAAGAACTCAACAAGAGTGAGTGATCTTTTACCGAAACAACTTTCTTGTAAATCTGAGCAGGATGAGTACATTCACTGTATGGATACTCAAATGTTACCATCTCCAACAAACACATACCGAAAGAGTAAATATCGACCAATTCATTATATTCCTCCTCATAAACCTCAGGAGCCATGAACTCTGGTGTTCCTGAACATAGTAGTAGTACTCACAATTCACAAAACTAAGCAAACAATGGTTGATAAAACAAAAGTAAATCAAGAGTTCTCACCAACACAATGCACAGCATGAGACTTGCGGAGAACGGCCGCTAGGCCGAGATCTCCTATCTTAACTTCCCCTTGATTGCCATTGATGAAGATGTTGTCACATTTAAGGTCTCTATGGATAATTGGAGGGTCATGGCTATGCAAATAGAGAAGGCCATTCAATATTTGTCTACACCAATGCTTAACTGCTCTAATGTTCACTCTCTTATGTTTCTGCCTAAATCTGTAAACAGTTTAAGAACAAGAGCAAAATcagaaattgaagaaaaagaaaaggaattgGGAGTGAGTTTGAAGTGGACATACTGTCTGAGAGTGCCAGAAGTGAACATCTCAGTGACAAAATTGATGTTACCCTTTGAGACATCAACCCAGGAAGTGAAGAACTTCATGATGCTCTTGTGTTTGAGGGTTTTGAGAAGATGAATCTCACaataaagcctctccaaatcatcAGGGCTTTGAAGGAAGTGGCTGAGCTTCACTTGATTCCATGCCACCTCAATCCCTTCATACTCATCAAAAGCCCTGTAACTGCATTCAAGAAATCAAACTAAATGccaccaaacaaacacaccaaaaccatgaaaaccaaaccaacaacatcatcatcatcatcatcaacaacaacaacaacatacacaGTTTTTGAAGATCCCTTGCCAAGAACTTCACTGTACTGgaaaaaacagagaaacaaCAAGtcagaagaaagaaaatgaagattaaaaaaacagagGAGAAGTTGCAAGTACCCTGCCATATCTTCCAGTAGGATCAAGTTCTACAAACTCAGTAGAGTTTTCATCCATGATTCTGACCACCATAGAAAGAGTgtacttcttgttgttgttgttactagaaagagaagaagaagaagaaggagagtgGGAGAAGGAGGGAAGAAGAAGCCATGTATTTCCTTGTGCTTATCTGTGGAGTGAAAAGCATGCACACATGAGATTTCCTTGTTCATGTACttagaagaacaagaatgaaATAATTTCATAGGCCAGCAAAGACTCTTTTCTTGGTAGTCTCTAGTAAAAACTATGTTaactattatttgtttatttatttatttatttatttatttatttgttaagtta comes from Dioscorea cayenensis subsp. rotundata cultivar TDr96_F1 chromosome 15, TDr96_F1_v2_PseudoChromosome.rev07_lg8_w22 25.fasta, whole genome shotgun sequence and encodes:
- the LOC120278101 gene encoding probable serine/threonine-protein kinase WNK1 isoform X1: MVVRIMDENSTEFVELDPTGRYGRYSEVLGKGSSKTVYRAFDEYEGIEVAWNQVKLSHFLQSPDDLERLYCEIHLLKTLKHKSIMKFFTSWVDVSKGNINFVTEMFTSGTLRQFRQKHKRVNIRAVKHWCRQILNGLLYLHSHDPPIIHRDLKCDNIFINGNQGEVKIGDLGLAAVLRKSHAVHCVGTPEFMAPEVYEEEYNELVDIYSFGMCLLEMVTFEYPYSECTHPAQIYKKVVSGTKPESLYRVKDVEVREFIEKCLVSASHRLSARELLNDPFLENEVCVNGGDVFQMTSIVRPPLNDFLRSDCSLIENGFQYGTEYELDDVETFGINLFSGQEDEPFVNVDITIKGRMKDDGSIFLRLKVADKEGKVRNIYFLFDIENDTALSVAMEMVAELGITEHDVTRIAEMIDGEVSCLVPGWKPGPGIEETSRPSCCTSLCINSQCAGVHGRFEEITYQVEDSNNFVTAHSLSTDSQTSSKSCSENLNESLKAMFSQFSSEITENHCENSSEAMFTAKSFYAKSLLPISHMRTRSLPVNAINV
- the LOC120278101 gene encoding probable serine/threonine-protein kinase WNK1 isoform X2, with product MAGEVLGKGSSKTVYRAFDEYEGIEVAWNQVKLSHFLQSPDDLERLYCEIHLLKTLKHKSIMKFFTSWVDVSKGNINFVTEMFTSGTLRQFRQKHKRVNIRAVKHWCRQILNGLLYLHSHDPPIIHRDLKCDNIFINGNQGEVKIGDLGLAAVLRKSHAVHCVGTPEFMAPEVYEEEYNELVDIYSFGMCLLEMVTFEYPYSECTHPAQIYKKVVSGTKPESLYRVKDVEVREFIEKCLVSASHRLSARELLNDPFLENEVCVNGGDVFQMTSIVRPPLNDFLRSDCSLIENGFQYGTEYELDDVETFGINLFSGQEDEPFVNVDITIKGRMKDDGSIFLRLKVADKEGKVRNIYFLFDIENDTALSVAMEMVAELGITEHDVTRIAEMIDGEVSCLVPGWKPGPGIEETSRPSCCTSLCINSQCAGVHGRFEEITYQVEDSNNFVTAHSLSTDSQTSSKSCSENLNESLKAMFSQFSSEITENHCENSSEAMFTAKSFYAKSLLPISHMRTRSLPVNAINV